Within the Nyctibius grandis isolate bNycGra1 chromosome 4, bNycGra1.pri, whole genome shotgun sequence genome, the region ATGGGGCTGGCTCTGAgggtgccgtggggctgggccgtggggtgccgtggggctgggcCGTGGGGTGCCATGGGGCTGTCTGAGGGTGCCATGGGGGTGGCTctgagggtgctgtggggctggggtaTGGGGTGCCATGGGGCTGGCTCTGAGGGTGCCATGGGGCTGGCTCTGAGTGTGCTGGGCTACCATGGGGCTGGGCCATGGGGTGCCATGGGGCTGGGCCATGAGGTGCCGTGTGGCTGGGGTATGGGGTGCCATGGAGCTGGGCCGTGGGGTGCCATGGGGCTGGCTCTGAGGGTGCTGGgctgccgtggggctggggtatggggtgccgtggggctgggcCGTGGGGTGCCGTGGGGCTGGCTCTGAGGGTGCCAAGCCGCCGTGGGGCTGGGTGATCCCCACCCCAGTTCCTCCCCACGCAGCTGCTGGCCCCACACCAGCCACTCGGGCACCCAGGGTTTCGGGGGGGGCTCCCAGGGGACACCCACGGGGGCTGTGACAGCTGTCACCCAGGGTCGGGCTACCCCCCTGTGCCCCCTCGGGGAGGGCGCGGGGGTCCCGGGGCACAGCCagacccccctccccgctcagGCCGAGCCTCACCCTGCGACGCCGCCACCGCTCCCCCGGGCACCGGGACGGGCCCTGGCGGGGTGAAGGGTGACACCCGCGTTTCTCAATCCGGGGGGGTCTcgccgggggccggggctgcccgtgTCCTGCAGGCCGGGGTGTTTTCTGGAGGATTACCCCAGCCTGGGACGGCGCCAGCGGGGGGTTAAGCTCAAGCCTAAAACGGGGGGACGGTGCCACAAGTCCCCGGTTAAGGCCTAAGGCCGCGGCATTTTACGTGGAGGTCCCCGGGACGAAGCAAACTCTGTCCCTAAACCCGCTGCCTTTGAAAAGCCCGAGCGGACGGTGCTGAGTCCCCGCCGGTGCTGAGTCCCCCCCTAATCCCGGGCACAAAGCTCCTCGGCAGCTCCTGCTAAGCCGCTCCGGGGGCAGGAGGCACTGAGTGGCTTTCGGTGGCTTTGCTTTTCCCAGTGCTACCAGTACCGGGAGGCAGCTAAAGCCCTGGGATGGGGACGGGGCCTCCCCTGGCCGGGCTGGGAGCCGTGGGGGGGGCCACTGACTTTGGGAAGGGCAGTGCCACTTCTCTGAGCTCAACCGTGGCCTTTGTGTCCCCCCGGCGCAGACCAAGGTGGAAGACATCGTGCAGGAGGTCTTTGACGCCTGCAAGACGAACCATCACGCCTCGCCGTaagttcctgctgctgcagaaacccTCGATAACGATAAATAAACAAACGCCTCCCCTAAACCAGTGACCGCCGGTGGCCCCCCTCGGCTGGCACGTTGCCTGCTGAGCCCTGCCTGTCTTCCAGATTCCTCCTGCAGCGGGCGAAGCACTTCCATTACCTGAAGCGAGGCCTCCGGCAGCTCACCGAAGCCTACGAGGTACCCGCTGTGCCGGCTGtcctgccccagggctgccccctccctgctctgccctccttCGCCCTGGAGTTGCCACCGGGCATTTGCCATCCCCGATCTGTCactgccagccccggggcagaCGCAGCAGTTCCAAGTGTCCCCTTGGGTCACGCTTGTCCCCCCGCCGTGAtgctctggagcagcagctcttggggctctcctgcctgcacccagagcTCTGCCCGCTCCTGCCCGCACCCCCTGCCACCCTGACTGTGCCCTCTGGTGCCCGCAGTGTCTGGATGCCAGCCGCCCCTGGCTCTGCTACTGGATCCTGCACAGCCTCGAGCTGCTGGACGAGCCCATTCCCCAGTCGGTCGCCTCCGAGTAAGCGGCACCGGTGCGGtgagagctgctggggaggggggggacacacacaacGGCAGCCTGGTGACCCCCACCACCAAGCTGGCCGCAGCCGGAGGCCCCACGGGCCACCCGCGTGATGGCGGAGGTGCCACCTCCCGCCGTCCCCGCGCTGGCAGGAGCACAGGAGGGCTTTGTGTCCCCCGCCACCGTCAATGCCGCCTATTCTTCCGGCCGGCGCCTCGTGACGGATGgagatggggggggggagaaCCCCCGGCCTTGACCTTGGCGGGGGCGCCGGGGGGTTTAACGGGGGGCGAGGAGGGGTCTCCTTCGCCTGGGTGGGCAGTATCACCCCACCGGGTGCTGAGGGGTGCGGTTggggggtgctgagcccctTCCCCACTGTGCCCCCCCCAGTGTCTGCCAGTTCCTGAGCCGCTGCCAGAGCCCCCagggtggttttggggggggtccGGGCCAGCACCCCCACCTCGCCCCCACCTACGCCGCCGTCAACGCGCTCTGCATCATCGGCACGGAGGAGGCGTTCGGCGTCATCGACAGGTACGGGCAGCGCGGTGGCGGTGCCGGGGGGGAGGGTCTGGCCAGCCGGTGGGGAGCAGGATCTGTGCCCCCCCCTCACAGCCCGCTGGCCCCCGCAGGAAGAAGCTGCTGGAATACCTGCACTCGCTGAAGCAGCCTGACGGCTCCTTCCTCATGCACGTCGGCGGCGAGGTGGACGTGAGGTGGGTGAGCAccgtggtggggtggggtgggggggctctgCCGTGGTGGGGGGGAGCCGGTGCCGCGGTCCTGAGCGCCCACCGCCTCCCCCAGGAGCGCCTACTGCGCCGCCTCCGTGGCCTCGCTGACCAACGTCCTCACGCCCGCGCTCTTCGCCGGGACGGCTGAATGGATAGCGAGGTGAGAGGAggggtggtggggcagggggggcagcCCCTCGCCTCGGTGCCATCCCGCTGCTGCCCCGTGCAGGTGCCAGAACTGGGAGGGTGGCATCGGCGGGGTGCCGGGCATGGAGGCCCACGGCGGGTACACCTTCTGCGGCGTGGCTGCCTTGGTCATCCTCAAGAAGGAACATCTCCTGAACCTCCGCAGCTTGCTGGTGAGCACCACCACGACCCCTCGGCTCtcctggtgctggggggggtcccaggtgcttggggggggtccctgtcctCACCCTGCTCCTCTCTGTCCCACACAGCACTGGGTGACCGGCCGGCAGATGCGCTTTGAGGGCGGCTTCCAGGGCCGCTGCAACAAGCTGGTGGATGGTTGTTACTCGTTCTGGCAAGCCGgcctcctgcccctgctgcaCCGTGCCCTCCACGCCAGGGGTGAGTTGGCTGTGGGCAAGGGGCTCCCGGCTTCCTCTGCCACCAAAACGGCCTCTCCAGGGATTTTAGCGAGGGAACAGCGCATGGGGTAACTcaggtgtccccatgtccctgctgGGGCCCTCGTGTGTCCCCGCAGCTTTTTGGCAGCAAGGttactgggtccagttctgggccccgcacttcaagatgttgaggtgttggagcgagtgcagaggagggcgaccaagctggtgaagggtctggagggtctgacctacgaggaacggctgagggagctgggggtgtttagcctggagaagaggaggctcagaggtgaccttagtgcagtctacaactacctgaagggaggttggagcggggtgggagtcagcctcttctcccaggcaaccagcgctaggacaagaggacacagcctcaagcttggccaggggagggtcaggttggacattaggaagcatttcttctcagcaagggtcattagccattggaaggggctgcccagggaggtggtggagtcaccatctctggaggggtttaagaaaagcctggccatggcacttagtgccctggtctagttgccatggtggtgtcagggcaatggttggactcgatgagcccagagggctcttccaacctcattgattcgGTGACTGGGGTGTGCAGGAAGACCCCCGGGGTTGGGGGTTTGTCACCCCCCCAGGTGTCTCACTGCCTCCCCCCCTCCAGGCGACACAGCCCTCAGCATGTCGCGCTGGATGTTCGACCAGTCGGCGCTGCAGGAATACATCCTCCTGTGCTGCCAGTGCCCGGCCGGGGGGCTGCTCGACAAGCCGGGCAAGTGCGTACCAGCTCGAGGAGggggggggctgctgggtgcCCCGGGTCAGCACCCCACTCTCCCCCCACCCTTGCCCCCAGGTCCCGGGATTTCTACCACACCTGCTACTGCCTGAGCGGCCTGGCCATCGCCCAGCACTTCGGCAGCGGCGACCTCCACCACGAGGTGGTCCTGGGGGTC harbors:
- the FNTB gene encoding protein farnesyltransferase subunit beta isoform X2 produces the protein MAGASPPPSPGRRRRLRDDGLRTATSAEQTKVEDIVQEVFDACKTNHHASPFLLQRAKHFHYLKRGLRQLTEAYECLDASRPWLCYWILHSLELLDEPIPQSVASDVCQFLSRCQSPQGGFGGGPGQHPHLAPTYAAVNALCIIGTEEAFGVIDRKKLLEYLHSLKQPDGSFLMHVGGEVDVRSAYCAASVASLTNVLTPALFAGTAEWIARCQNWEGGIGGVPGMEAHGGYTFCGVAALVILKKEHLLNLRSLLHWVTGRQMRFEGGFQGRCNKLVDGCYSFWQAGLLPLLHRALHARGDTALSMSRWMFDQSALQEYILLCCQCPAGGLLDKPGKSRDFYHTCYCLSGLAIAQHFGSGDLHHEVVLGVPENRLATHPVYNITPDKVVRAVMHFLQQPVPGLEPAGAAD
- the FNTB gene encoding protein farnesyltransferase subunit beta isoform X1 — translated: MAGASPPPSPGRRRRLRDDGLRTATSAEQTKVEDIVQEVFDACKTNHHASPFLLQRAKHFHYLKRGLRQLTEAYECLDASRPWLCYWILHSLELLDEPIPQSVASDVCQFLSRCQSPQGGFGGGPGQHPHLAPTYAAVNALCIIGTEEAFGVIDRKKLLEYLHSLKQPDGSFLMHVGGEVDVRSAYCAASVASLTNVLTPALFAGTAEWIARCQNWEGGIGGVPGMEAHGGYTFCGVAALVILKKEHLLNLRSLLHWVTGRQMRFEGGFQGRCNKLVDGCYSFWQAGLLPLLHRALHARGDTALSMSRWMFDQSALQEYILLCCQCPAGGLLDKPGKSRDFYHTCYCLSGLAIAQHFGSGDLHHEVVLGVPENRLQATHPVYNITPDKVVRAVMHFLQQPVPGLEPAGAAD